A window of Palaemon carinicauda isolate YSFRI2023 chromosome 27, ASM3689809v2, whole genome shotgun sequence contains these coding sequences:
- the LOC137620726 gene encoding protein embryonic gonad-like, which produces MNQLCKVCGEPAAGFHFGAFTCEGCKSFFGRTYNNLSQVHECKNGGQCVINKQNRTSCKACRLRKCLVVGMSKSGSRYGRRSNWFKIHCLLQEQAAQMNNGMEGGGGSFHGAMPGSLSLSPASMPALSPVKSEDDAKVESPILSSPESCPSETSIDVEPRRTSSPKDMSVGEGVGRGTDRYSHGDSGVRSDHRDVGRRDLLNAANFPLYGFHPGLSILHATQLYSRFYSPVYSQLPHSLLAPTAAALTRPHPPPSPPKESSRSPRMCSPASFSPQSFSPRHNSPRPMSPSSRQSNDYRPSLGHPHALPIGFPLNRKRVADSPVEEMWEASPAPEQDAPIDLSVKRPRMLPPSPSTQTPVSPPVSPVHTPIPTSTTPVDLTTKA; this is translated from the exons ATGAATCAACTATGCAAAGTGTGCGGCGAACCTGCAGCAGGTTTCCATTTCGGTGCCTTCACTTGCGAAGGATGCAAG TCATTTTTTGGAAGGACGTACAACAATTTGTCTCAGGTGCACGAGTGCAAGAATGGTGGCCAATGCGTCATCAACAAACAGAACAGGACGTCTTGCAAGGCTTGCAGGCTACGAAAGTGTCTCGTGGTGGGCATGTCCAAAAGTGGATCAAG GTATGGACGTCGATCTAACTGGTTCAAAATCCACTGTTTGCTTCAAGAACAAGCGGCCCAGATGAATAATGGTATGGAAGGGGGCGGGGGCTCATTCCACGGGGCCATGCCTGGGTCCCTCTCACTCAGTCCGGCGTCCATGCCCGCCCTTTCTCCTGTCAAATCTGAGGACGATGCGAAAGTCGAAAGTCCGATCCTGTCATCACCCGAGAGCTGTCCATCTGAAACCAGCATCGACGTAGAGCCCCGACGAACTTCATCACCAAAGGATATGAGTGTTGGCGAGGGAGTTGGGCGAGGTACCGATAGGTACTCTCATGGGGACTCCGGTGTACGGAGCGATCATCGAGACGTTGGCCGTCGGGATCTGCTAAATGCAGCTAATTTTCCCTTATATGGCTTCCATCCTGGTCTTTCCATCTTGCATGCTACTCAGCTGTACTCGCGATTCTACTCTCCTGTATATTCTCAGCTGCCTCACTCACTCCTCGCTCCGACGGCCGCTGCACTCACCCGGCCACATCCACCTCCTAGCCCACCCAAGGAATCATCCAGAAGCCCACGGATGTGCAGCCCAGCTTCTTTCAGTCCGCAATCTTTCAGTCCTCGCCATAACAGTCCTCGACCCATGAGTCCATCAAGTAGACAGTCGAATGATTACCGGCCGTCTCTGGGCCATCCCCACGCTCTGCCAATAGGTTTCCCATTGAATAGGAAACGCGTGGCAGACTCTCCCGTAGAAGAAATGTGGGAAGCAAGTCCCGCCCCTGAGCAGGATGCCCCAATCGACTTAAGTGTTAAAAGGCCTCGTATGCTGCCACC